In a single window of the Papaver somniferum cultivar HN1 chromosome 8, ASM357369v1, whole genome shotgun sequence genome:
- the LOC113304361 gene encoding receptor-like protein EIX1 has translation MNSYNKNIQIISFSFLIHHHFIFFFLVGLAQFPLPSDGCHEEERRALLDIKSSLQDPSNRLSSWQEGSKYQNCCDWHGIQCSIGSFHIISINLRNTEYEIYFNQFKYRDNKIDDEFSPPETALQGKLSPLFFHITHLQYLDLAFNNFQESQIPIQFSNLTKLTHLDLSNSNFSGSTLTQFTNLSSLKYLDLSSCGVVDCIRLSSTKWLSGLINLQVLRLSGVNLSKATILSENNFAEHISFLSNLKDLDLSYCNISGPVFPIQELNSLSSLSSLNMSYNLELNSSFPVHLAKLPSLSSLYLLSCALYGSVPYMPQLKELNVFSNPNLHVDLAQMFEHKWPKLKFLRLSSTKVTGPFQKLISNAPLLEFLYASGCSIQGSIPNSLCEISFLRDLFLQRNNFTGTIPSCITMLRYLKRLDVSNNSIGGDVSLSSLVANLDLTFLELSSNKLTVSIEQHLHLYPKLKFKVLGLRSCNLTGLFPSFICNLTDLEMLHLQDNNLSGTISSCIYKLKKLRSLDLSHNNLHGPLPLPCKNAKLYNLAHNKFNGEISMETGKRLSTIISVMLSGNELTGSVPSSICSNEPGLHSDIQILDLSKNKLYGIIPTTVGYCTSLKYLNLGTNNLTGNVPKELEQAKNLQILQLNNNNLDGDPLYFIGKLRELVVLDLGNNCFGGSISHLSGTLNKLKILSLRSNKFNESIPKDIVDLHLLHVLDLSGNNLTGLIPKEIGNLIMLTNRTNGYLGHLQLQMTNKGIMMQYEKLYTYNSGIDLSSNNLEGEIPEEIGLLKGLSMLNLSHNRLSGNIPFSVGNMKSLESLDLSFNKLSGLIPPSLASMDFLGYLNLSYNNLSGRIPRGPHMDTLSGDGSAYVHNNFLCGYLTKNACEGSLSSDTGNSPNEYGQDKWHFYGIVAFGFIVGFLGLFFGLLLKKDKWWAGYWRAVDNLAVKSVRFFVKD, from the coding sequence GAGAGAAGGGCTCTCTTAGACATCAAATCCTCCTTACAAGACCCTTCGAATCGATTGTCCTCCTGGCAAGAAGGCAGCAAATATCAGAACTGTTGTGATTGGCATGGAATTCAGTGTTCCATCGGCTCTTTCCATATCATCTCCATCAACCTGCGGAACACAGAGTATGAAATTTACTTCAATCAATTTAAGTATAGGGATAATAAAATTGATGATGAATTCAGTCCCCCAGAAACTGCACTTCAAGGTAAGCTTTCTCCTCTCTTCTTCCACATTACTCATCTTCAGTATCTTGATCTTGCCTTCAACAATTTCCAAGAATCACAGATTCCGATTCAGTTTTCTAATCTAACAAAACTCACTCATCTTGATCTCTCCAACTCCAACTTCTCAGGATCAACTTTGACACAATTCACCAACCTATCTTCTCTAaagtaccttgatttatcatctTGTGGTGTTGTAGACTGCATAAGGTTATCATCTACAAAATGGTTGAGTGGGTTAATAAATCTCCAGGTGTTACGGTTGAGTGGTGTTAATTTATCCAAAGCTACAATATTATCTGAAAACAATTTTGCTGAACATATATCTTTTCTTTCCAATCTTAAAGATCTTGATCTATCTTATTGCAATATATCTGGCCCAGTTTTTCCCATCCAAGAGTTGAACAGTCTTTCTAGCCTATCCTCTCTCAATATGAGTTACAATCTTGAGCTCAATTCCTCATTCCCAGTACATCTTGCTAAACTGCCTTCACTTTCTAGTCTTTACTTATTATCTTGTGCTCTTTATGGTTCAGTTCCATATATGCCTCAACTTAAAGAGCTCAATGTGTTTTCTAATCCTAATCTCCATGTAGATCTTGCGCAAATGTTTGAACATAAGTGGCCTAAATTGAAATTTCTTAGGTTATCTTCAACCAAAGTAACAGGGCCATTCCAGAAATTAATTTCAAATGCGCCGCTATTGGAGTTTCTTTATGCCTCCGGCTGTTCAATTCAAGGATCCATTCCAAATTCACTCTGTGAGATTTCTTTTCTGCGAGATCTTTTTCTGCAGAGGAACAATTTTACAGGAACAATACCAAGTTGCATTACCATGCTCAGGTACCTTAAGCGGTTAGATGTTAGTAACAACTCTATTGGGGGAGATGTTTCACTTTCCTCTTTGGTTGCCAATTTAGACTTGACTTTCTTAGAGCTGAGCTCAAACAAGCTAACAGTATCTATAGAACAACACTtacacctataccctaaacttAAATTCAAGGTGTTAGGGTTGCGGTCATGCAATCTGACAGGACTATTCCCTAGTTTCATTTGTAATTTAACTGATTTAGAGATGTTGCATTTACAAGATAATAACCTTTCTGGAACTATCTCTTCTTGCATCTACAAACTTAAAAAACTCCGATCCTTGGATCTCTCGCACAACAATCTTCATGGTCCTCTACCTCTTCCTTGTAAAAATGCCAAGCTATATAATCTAGCACATAATAAATTCAACGGTGAAATCTCGATGGAAACCGGAAAAAGACTATCTACTATTATCTCAGTTATGTTATCTGGTAATGAACTTACAGGCTCAGTTCCCTCTTCTATATGCTCCAATGAACCTGGATTACATTCTGATATTCAAATTCTTGATCTCTCCAAGAACAAACTATATGGAATTATTCCTACTACCGTAGGGTATTGTACTTCTCTTAAGTATCTAAATCTTGGCACCAACAACCTCACTGGAAATGTTCCGAAAGAGCTTGAACAAGCAAAGAACTTGCAAATCTTGCAACTAAATAACAACAATCTTGACGGCGATCCTCTTTATTTCATCGGTAAACTTCGCGAGTTGGTAGTTCTGGACTTGGGTAATAACTGTTTTGGAGGAAGTATATCCCATTTGTCTGGTACACTCAATAAGCTTAAGATTCTTTCTTTAAGATCAAATAAATTCAATGAATCAATCCCTAAAGACATTGTCGATTTGCATTTGCTCCATGTATTAGACTTGTCGGGAAACAATCTCACCGGGTTAATTCCTAAGGAAATAGGCAATTTGATAATGTTAACAAATAGAACTAATGGTTATCTAGGTCATTTACAATTGCAGATGACAAACAAAGGGATCATGATGCAATATGAGAAACTGTATACATATAATTCAGGAATCGATTTATCCTCCAATAATCTTGAGGGAGAAATTCCTGAAGAGATAGGTCTACTGAAAGGGCTTTCCATGCTGAATCTATCACACAACCGCCTCTCGGGTAACATCCCATTCAGTGTTGGAAATATGAAGAGCTTAGAGTCTTTGGATCTGAGTTTCAACAAGTTATCTGGACTTATCCCGCCATCTTTAGCATCAATGGATTTTCTTGGTTATTTGAATTTGTCTTACAATAACCTGAGTGGAAGGATACCAAGGGGACCTCATATGGATACATTGAGCGGAGATGGTTCAGCATATGTTCATAACAACTTCTTGTGCGGGTACCTTACGAAGAATGCTTGTGAGGGCAGTCTGAGCAGTGATACCGGCAATTCTCCGAATGAATATGGTCAAGATAAGTGGCATTTTTATGGTATTGTTGCTTTCGGGTTCATAGTTGGATTTTTGGGTCTGTTCTTTGGTTTACTTTTGAAGAAAGATAAATGGTGGGCCGGATATTGGAGAGCTGTTGACAATCTTGCAGTCAAAAGTGTTCGATTCTTCGTAAAAGATTGA